In a genomic window of Glycine max cultivar Williams 82 chromosome 13, Glycine_max_v4.0, whole genome shotgun sequence:
- the LOC100790440 gene encoding two-component response regulator ORR9 produces MELVNSQKLKQHEQQQHFHVLVVDDSVIDRKLLERLLRDSSCKATFVDSGDKALKFLGLLDDDLDNSSSTSSESLQLNGIKVNMIMTDYCMPGMSGYDLLKRIKGSSWKDVPVVIMSSENVPSRISMCLEGGAEKFLLKPLQQSDLEKLQPCFLKSSDNSSEQDQSAERSVASHDNDNYIDTIKALCPEHGFKLQFVSTIATTILRFWKSL; encoded by the exons ATGGAGCTTGTGAATAGCCAAAAGCTAAAACAACATGAGCAGCAACAGCATTTTCATGTGTTGGTGGTAGATGATAGTGTCATAGATAGGAAGCTTTTGGAGAGGCTCCTAAGAGATTCTTCATGCAAAG CTACCTTTGTGGATTCTGGAGACAAGGCTTTGAAATTTCTTGGCCTGCTTGATGATGACCTTGATAATTCTTCCTCAACTTCTTCGGAATCATTGCAACTAAAC GGAATCAAAGTGAATATGATCATGACAGACTACTGCATGCCAGGAATGAGTGGCTATGATTTACTCAAACGAATCAAG GGATCTTCTTGGAAAGATGTGCCCGTGGTCATAATGTCATCAGAAAACGTACCATCTAGAATCAGCat GTGCTTGGAAGGAGGGGCAGAGAAGTTTCTATTGAAGCCTCTTCAGCAATCAGATTTAGAAAAGCTTCAGCCATGCTTTCTCAAATCCTCTGATAATTCTAGTGAACAAGACCAATCTGCTGAAAGATCTGTAGCTTCTCACGATAATGACAATTATATCGATACCATTAAGGCATTGTGTCCGGAGCATGGTTTTAAACTGCAATTTGTATCGACAATTGCAACTACAATATTGCGATTTTGGAAGTCTCTATAG